From a region of the Dermatophagoides farinae isolate YC_2012a chromosome 3, ASM2471394v1, whole genome shotgun sequence genome:
- the pnut gene encoding septin 7-like protein pnut isoform X3: MMNVFRSTPSKPVRPKELSGSSSSGGGPKTATNFQSLMAGWENNTSIGKGIQSSTTVSYPVVAKNIVDDSHQQSSVASNTLITITTTHNGQKSVPNSPMIDSIPTRPNSIFSTSHYRSSSNLYSPPPSTSSVTNQPMSYTFSTYQPSTSSSISVRNASLREQFMTNGNVTSIQATTPTSSYNYLSVPSGQYRPYSQQLNDHDHQQPIITQHHEDDSSRMATTPSYGGGYRFAGVERLAQRGNVYGTSIMNPSSSLSRGKSRHDLCDDEVNNLSKNDALNSKREYYFRDSSSPTSTISNGTKDYTRDRLESMGFSSRNTDDLKSSGLTKDGEHFVGFSHLPNQIHRKTIKKGFEFTLMVVGESGLGKSTLVNSMFLTDIYSPEYPGPSKRAAKTVEVEQTRVSLKEKSVNLYLSIVDTPGYGTAVDNTNCWQPIVNFIESRYEEYLNAETRVHRTHIQDSRVHCCLYFIAPSGHSLKPIDIQFMLHLHDKVNIIPVIAKADAFTPEELSAFKKNIMNEINQNKIKIYDFPDPEDEEESKLLKSFKSRVPFAVVGSNYVLEVAGERKRGRKYPWGLVEIESLEHCDFHALRNLLIRHYMLDLIETTNNVHYENYRCRKLTGISPEMALKGKDNNVCDHGNNRNSKSTMVFWNPLAQMEEEKKEHDVKMKRMEIEMEQVFEQKVKEKLHKLKETEEEYMRRHEEMAKKLEQQRQEVDERRAAFEKEKAAFELVSKDMEEIRRVNTLDLNMKDLQLDGSKNKEKKKKGLF, translated from the exons atgatgaatgtttttcgTTCGACACCATCGAAACCTGTACGGCCAAAAGAATTATCTGGTTCTTCAAGTAGCGGTGGTGGCCctaaaacagcaacaaattttcaatcattaatggCTGGTTGGGAAAATAATACCTCTATAGGAAAAGGTATtcaatcatcgacaacagtATCATATCCGGTTGTAGCgaaaaatattgttgatgattcgcatcaacaatcatcggTTGCATCCAATACACTCATTACGATAACAACGACACATAATGGACAAAAATCTGTACCGAATTCaccaatgattgattcaattcctACAAGGccaaattcaatattttccaCTTCACAttatcgttcatcatcaaatctttATTCACCGCCTCCGTCGACATCATCGGTAACTAATCAACCGATGTCCTACACATTTTCCACTTAtcaaccatcaacatcatcatctattagTGTTCGTAATGCATCACTTCGTGAACAATTTATGACCAACGGAAATGTTACCTCGATACAGGCGACAACACCTACATCAAGCTATAATTATTTAAGTGTACCGAGTGGACAGTATCGACCATATTCGCAGCAActaaatgatcatgatcatcaacaaccaaTCATTACACAACATCATGAAGATGATTCATCACGGATGGCAACGACGCCTTCGTATGGAGGTGGCTATCGTTTTGCCGGTGTTGAACGTTTAGCACAGCGTGGTAATGTTTACGGAACATCGATAATGAATCCTTCATCGAGTTTGTCACGGGGAAAAAGTCGTCATGATTTATGTGATGATGAGGTTAATAATTTGAGTAAAAATGATGCC cTCAATTCAAAACGTGAATATTATTTTCGCGATTCTTCATCACCAACATCGACGATAAGTAACGGAACCAAGGATTATACACGTGATCGGCTAGAATCAATGGGATTCTCAAGCCGAAATACTGATGACTTGAAGTCATCAGGTCTTACCAAAGATGGCGAACATTTTGTTGGATTTTCACATCTTCCGAATCAGATACAtcgaaaaacaatcaaaaaaggATTCGAATTTACATTGATGGTTGTTGGTGAATCTGGTCTAGGCAAATCAACATTGgtaaattcaatgtttttgacCGATATTTATTCACCAGAATATCCTGGTCCATCAAAACGTGCTGCGAAAACTGTTGAAGTGGAACAGACTCGTGTATcgttgaaagaaaaatcagtTAATCTTTACCTAAGCATTGTGGATACACCTGGATATGGAACAGCTGTGGATAACACTAATTGTTGGCAACCGATTGTCAATTTTATCGAATCACGATATGAAGAATATCTGAATGCAGAAACACGTGTTCATCGAACTCATATCCAGGATAGTCGAGTTCATTGTTGCCTCTATTTTATTGCCCCATCGGGACATTCATTGAAACCGATCGATATACAATTCATGTTACATCTTCATGATAAAGTCAACATTATACCTGTCATTGCTAAAGCTGATGCATTCACACCTGAAGAATTGTCAGCATTCAAGAAAAAT ataatgaatgaaatcaacCAGAATaagataaaaatttatgacTTTCCCGATCctgaagatgaagaagaaagtaaattattgaaatcatttaaaAGCCGTGTTCCATTTGCAGTGGTTGGAAGTAACTATGTTCTTGAGGTGGCTGGTGAACGAAAACGTGGCCGTAAATATCCTTGGGGATTGGTTGAAA tcGAAAGTTTGGAACATTGCGATTTTCATGCATTACGTAATTTATTGATTCGACATTATATGttggatttgattgaaacgaccaataatgttcattatgaaaattatcgTTGCCGTAAATTGACTGGTATTTCACCAGAAATGGCACTTAAAGGAAAAGATAACAA TGTTTGCGATCATGGCAATAacagaaattcaaaatctaCAATGGTGTTCTG GAATCCATTAGCACAAATGGAAGAGGAAAAGAAAGAACATGatgtaaaaatgaaacgaatggAAATCGAAATGGAACAAGTTTTCGAACAAAAagtcaaagaaaaattgcaTAAACTTAAAGAAACGGAAGAAGAG TATATGAGACGACATGAAGAGATGGCtaaaaaattggaacaacaacGTCAAGAAGTAGACGAAAGAAGGGCTgcatttgaaaaagaaaaagcaGCATTCGAATTAGTATCGAAAGATATGGAAGAAATTCGTCGTGTCAATACATTGGATCTAAATATGAAAGA TCTTCAATTGGATGGATCAAAAAataaggaaaagaaaaagaaaggaCTTTTTTGA
- the pnut gene encoding septin 7-like protein pnut isoform X1: MMNVFRSTPSKPVRPKELSGSSSSGGGPKTATNFQSLMAGWENNTSIGKGIQSSTTVSYPVVAKNIVDDSHQQSSVASNTLITITTTHNGQKSVPNSPMIDSIPTRPNSIFSTSHYRSSSNLYSPPPSTSSVTNQPMSYTFSTYQPSTSSSISVRNASLREQFMTNGNVTSIQATTPTSSYNYLSVPSGQYRPYSQQLNDHDHQQPIITQHHEDDSSRMATTPSYGGGYRFAGVERLAQRGNVYGTSIMNPSSSLSRGKSRHDLCDDEVNNLSKNDALNSKREYYFRDSSSPTSTISNGTKDYTRDRLESMGFSSRNTDDLKSSGLTKDGEHFVGFSHLPNQIHRKTIKKGFEFTLMVVGESGLGKSTLVNSMFLTDIYSPEYPGPSKRAAKTVEVEQTRVSLKEKSVNLYLSIVDTPGYGTAVDNTNCWQPIVNFIESRYEEYLNAETRVHRTHIQDSRVHCCLYFIAPSGHSLKPIDIQFMLHLHDKVNIIPVIAKADAFTPEELSAFKKNIMNEINQNKIKIYDFPDPEDEEESKLLKSFKSRVPFAVVGSNYVLEVAGERKRGRKYPWGLVEIESLEHCDFHALRNLLIRHYMLDLIETTNNVHYENYRCRKLTGISPEMALKGKDNNVCDHGNNRNSKSTMVFWNPLAQMEEEKKEHDVKMKRMEIEMEQVFEQKVKEKLHKLKETEEEYMRRHEEMAKKLEQQRQEVDERRAAFEKEKAAFELVSKDMEEIRRVNTLDLNMKENSKSCIDVRTDRLVYIPKNALKLGGLKKAFIFSTIRKQ, translated from the exons atgatgaatgtttttcgTTCGACACCATCGAAACCTGTACGGCCAAAAGAATTATCTGGTTCTTCAAGTAGCGGTGGTGGCCctaaaacagcaacaaattttcaatcattaatggCTGGTTGGGAAAATAATACCTCTATAGGAAAAGGTATtcaatcatcgacaacagtATCATATCCGGTTGTAGCgaaaaatattgttgatgattcgcatcaacaatcatcggTTGCATCCAATACACTCATTACGATAACAACGACACATAATGGACAAAAATCTGTACCGAATTCaccaatgattgattcaattcctACAAGGccaaattcaatattttccaCTTCACAttatcgttcatcatcaaatctttATTCACCGCCTCCGTCGACATCATCGGTAACTAATCAACCGATGTCCTACACATTTTCCACTTAtcaaccatcaacatcatcatctattagTGTTCGTAATGCATCACTTCGTGAACAATTTATGACCAACGGAAATGTTACCTCGATACAGGCGACAACACCTACATCAAGCTATAATTATTTAAGTGTACCGAGTGGACAGTATCGACCATATTCGCAGCAActaaatgatcatgatcatcaacaaccaaTCATTACACAACATCATGAAGATGATTCATCACGGATGGCAACGACGCCTTCGTATGGAGGTGGCTATCGTTTTGCCGGTGTTGAACGTTTAGCACAGCGTGGTAATGTTTACGGAACATCGATAATGAATCCTTCATCGAGTTTGTCACGGGGAAAAAGTCGTCATGATTTATGTGATGATGAGGTTAATAATTTGAGTAAAAATGATGCC cTCAATTCAAAACGTGAATATTATTTTCGCGATTCTTCATCACCAACATCGACGATAAGTAACGGAACCAAGGATTATACACGTGATCGGCTAGAATCAATGGGATTCTCAAGCCGAAATACTGATGACTTGAAGTCATCAGGTCTTACCAAAGATGGCGAACATTTTGTTGGATTTTCACATCTTCCGAATCAGATACAtcgaaaaacaatcaaaaaaggATTCGAATTTACATTGATGGTTGTTGGTGAATCTGGTCTAGGCAAATCAACATTGgtaaattcaatgtttttgacCGATATTTATTCACCAGAATATCCTGGTCCATCAAAACGTGCTGCGAAAACTGTTGAAGTGGAACAGACTCGTGTATcgttgaaagaaaaatcagtTAATCTTTACCTAAGCATTGTGGATACACCTGGATATGGAACAGCTGTGGATAACACTAATTGTTGGCAACCGATTGTCAATTTTATCGAATCACGATATGAAGAATATCTGAATGCAGAAACACGTGTTCATCGAACTCATATCCAGGATAGTCGAGTTCATTGTTGCCTCTATTTTATTGCCCCATCGGGACATTCATTGAAACCGATCGATATACAATTCATGTTACATCTTCATGATAAAGTCAACATTATACCTGTCATTGCTAAAGCTGATGCATTCACACCTGAAGAATTGTCAGCATTCAAGAAAAAT ataatgaatgaaatcaacCAGAATaagataaaaatttatgacTTTCCCGATCctgaagatgaagaagaaagtaaattattgaaatcatttaaaAGCCGTGTTCCATTTGCAGTGGTTGGAAGTAACTATGTTCTTGAGGTGGCTGGTGAACGAAAACGTGGCCGTAAATATCCTTGGGGATTGGTTGAAA tcGAAAGTTTGGAACATTGCGATTTTCATGCATTACGTAATTTATTGATTCGACATTATATGttggatttgattgaaacgaccaataatgttcattatgaaaattatcgTTGCCGTAAATTGACTGGTATTTCACCAGAAATGGCACTTAAAGGAAAAGATAACAA TGTTTGCGATCATGGCAATAacagaaattcaaaatctaCAATGGTGTTCTG GAATCCATTAGCACAAATGGAAGAGGAAAAGAAAGAACATGatgtaaaaatgaaacgaatggAAATCGAAATGGAACAAGTTTTCGAACAAAAagtcaaagaaaaattgcaTAAACTTAAAGAAACGGAAGAAGAG TATATGAGACGACATGAAGAGATGGCtaaaaaattggaacaacaacGTCAAGAAGTAGACGAAAGAAGGGCTgcatttgaaaaagaaaaagcaGCATTCGAATTAGTATCGAAAGATATGGAAGAAATTCGTCGTGTCAATACATTGGATCTAAATATGAAAGA GAATTCTAAATCGTGCATCGATGTTCGAACCGATAGGCTGGTTTATATACCGAAGAATGCCCTCAAACTTGGTGGCCTGAAAAAagcattcattttttcgacCATACGTAAACAATGa
- the pnut gene encoding septin 7-like protein pnut isoform X2, whose translation MMNVFRSTPSKPVRPKELSGSSSSGGGPKTATNFQSLMAGWENNTSIGKGIQSSTTVSYPVVAKNIVDDSHQQSSVASNTLITITTTHNGQKSVPNSPMIDSIPTRPNSIFSTSHYRSSSNLYSPPPSTSSVTNQPMSYTFSTYQPSTSSSISVRNASLREQFMTNGNVTSIQATTPTSSYNYLSVPSGQYRPYSQQLNDHDHQQPIITQHHEDDSSRMATTPSYGGGYRFAGVERLAQRGNVYGTSIMNPSSSLSRGKSRHDLCDDEVNNLSKNDALNSKREYYFRDSSSPTSTISNGTKDYTRDRLESMGFSSRNTDDLKSSGLTKDGEHFVGFSHLPNQIHRKTIKKGFEFTLMVVGESGLGKSTLVNSMFLTDIYSPEYPGPSKRAAKTVEVEQTRVSLKEKSVNLYLSIVDTPGYGTAVDNTNCWQPIVNFIESRYEEYLNAETRVHRTHIQDSRVHCCLYFIAPSGHSLKPIDIQFMLHLHDKVNIIPVIAKADAFTPEELSAFKKNIMNEINQNKIKIYDFPDPEDEEESKLLKSFKSRVPFAVVGSNYVLEVAGERKRGRKYPWGLVEIESLEHCDFHALRNLLIRHYMLDLIETTNNVHYENYRCRKLTGISPEMALKGKDNKNPLAQMEEEKKEHDVKMKRMEIEMEQVFEQKVKEKLHKLKETEEEYMRRHEEMAKKLEQQRQEVDERRAAFEKEKAAFELVSKDMEEIRRVNTLDLNMKENSKSCIDVRTDRLVYIPKNALKLGGLKKAFIFSTIRKQ comes from the exons atgatgaatgtttttcgTTCGACACCATCGAAACCTGTACGGCCAAAAGAATTATCTGGTTCTTCAAGTAGCGGTGGTGGCCctaaaacagcaacaaattttcaatcattaatggCTGGTTGGGAAAATAATACCTCTATAGGAAAAGGTATtcaatcatcgacaacagtATCATATCCGGTTGTAGCgaaaaatattgttgatgattcgcatcaacaatcatcggTTGCATCCAATACACTCATTACGATAACAACGACACATAATGGACAAAAATCTGTACCGAATTCaccaatgattgattcaattcctACAAGGccaaattcaatattttccaCTTCACAttatcgttcatcatcaaatctttATTCACCGCCTCCGTCGACATCATCGGTAACTAATCAACCGATGTCCTACACATTTTCCACTTAtcaaccatcaacatcatcatctattagTGTTCGTAATGCATCACTTCGTGAACAATTTATGACCAACGGAAATGTTACCTCGATACAGGCGACAACACCTACATCAAGCTATAATTATTTAAGTGTACCGAGTGGACAGTATCGACCATATTCGCAGCAActaaatgatcatgatcatcaacaaccaaTCATTACACAACATCATGAAGATGATTCATCACGGATGGCAACGACGCCTTCGTATGGAGGTGGCTATCGTTTTGCCGGTGTTGAACGTTTAGCACAGCGTGGTAATGTTTACGGAACATCGATAATGAATCCTTCATCGAGTTTGTCACGGGGAAAAAGTCGTCATGATTTATGTGATGATGAGGTTAATAATTTGAGTAAAAATGATGCC cTCAATTCAAAACGTGAATATTATTTTCGCGATTCTTCATCACCAACATCGACGATAAGTAACGGAACCAAGGATTATACACGTGATCGGCTAGAATCAATGGGATTCTCAAGCCGAAATACTGATGACTTGAAGTCATCAGGTCTTACCAAAGATGGCGAACATTTTGTTGGATTTTCACATCTTCCGAATCAGATACAtcgaaaaacaatcaaaaaaggATTCGAATTTACATTGATGGTTGTTGGTGAATCTGGTCTAGGCAAATCAACATTGgtaaattcaatgtttttgacCGATATTTATTCACCAGAATATCCTGGTCCATCAAAACGTGCTGCGAAAACTGTTGAAGTGGAACAGACTCGTGTATcgttgaaagaaaaatcagtTAATCTTTACCTAAGCATTGTGGATACACCTGGATATGGAACAGCTGTGGATAACACTAATTGTTGGCAACCGATTGTCAATTTTATCGAATCACGATATGAAGAATATCTGAATGCAGAAACACGTGTTCATCGAACTCATATCCAGGATAGTCGAGTTCATTGTTGCCTCTATTTTATTGCCCCATCGGGACATTCATTGAAACCGATCGATATACAATTCATGTTACATCTTCATGATAAAGTCAACATTATACCTGTCATTGCTAAAGCTGATGCATTCACACCTGAAGAATTGTCAGCATTCAAGAAAAAT ataatgaatgaaatcaacCAGAATaagataaaaatttatgacTTTCCCGATCctgaagatgaagaagaaagtaaattattgaaatcatttaaaAGCCGTGTTCCATTTGCAGTGGTTGGAAGTAACTATGTTCTTGAGGTGGCTGGTGAACGAAAACGTGGCCGTAAATATCCTTGGGGATTGGTTGAAA tcGAAAGTTTGGAACATTGCGATTTTCATGCATTACGTAATTTATTGATTCGACATTATATGttggatttgattgaaacgaccaataatgttcattatgaaaattatcgTTGCCGTAAATTGACTGGTATTTCACCAGAAATGGCACTTAAAGGAAAAGATAACAA GAATCCATTAGCACAAATGGAAGAGGAAAAGAAAGAACATGatgtaaaaatgaaacgaatggAAATCGAAATGGAACAAGTTTTCGAACAAAAagtcaaagaaaaattgcaTAAACTTAAAGAAACGGAAGAAGAG TATATGAGACGACATGAAGAGATGGCtaaaaaattggaacaacaacGTCAAGAAGTAGACGAAAGAAGGGCTgcatttgaaaaagaaaaagcaGCATTCGAATTAGTATCGAAAGATATGGAAGAAATTCGTCGTGTCAATACATTGGATCTAAATATGAAAGA GAATTCTAAATCGTGCATCGATGTTCGAACCGATAGGCTGGTTTATATACCGAAGAATGCCCTCAAACTTGGTGGCCTGAAAAAagcattcattttttcgacCATACGTAAACAATGa
- the pnut gene encoding septin 7-like protein pnut isoform X4: MMNVFRSTPSKPVRPKELSGSSSSGGGPKTATNFQSLMAGWENNTSIGKGIQSSTTVSYPVVAKNIVDDSHQQSSVASNTLITITTTHNGQKSVPNSPMIDSIPTRPNSIFSTSHYRSSSNLYSPPPSTSSVTNQPMSYTFSTYQPSTSSSISVRNASLREQFMTNGNVTSIQATTPTSSYNYLSVPSGQYRPYSQQLNDHDHQQPIITQHHEDDSSRMATTPSYGGGYRFAGVERLAQRGNVYGTSIMNPSSSLSRGKSRHDLCDDEVNNLSKNDALNSKREYYFRDSSSPTSTISNGTKDYTRDRLESMGFSSRNTDDLKSSGLTKDGEHFVGFSHLPNQIHRKTIKKGFEFTLMVVGESGLGKSTLVNSMFLTDIYSPEYPGPSKRAAKTVEVEQTRVSLKEKSVNLYLSIVDTPGYGTAVDNTNCWQPIVNFIESRYEEYLNAETRVHRTHIQDSRVHCCLYFIAPSGHSLKPIDIQFMLHLHDKVNIIPVIAKADAFTPEELSAFKKNIMNEINQNKIKIYDFPDPEDEEESKLLKSFKSRVPFAVVGSNYVLEVAGERKRGRKYPWGLVEIESLEHCDFHALRNLLIRHYMLDLIETTNNVHYENYRCRKLTGISPEMALKGKDNKNPLAQMEEEKKEHDVKMKRMEIEMEQVFEQKVKEKLHKLKETEEEYMRRHEEMAKKLEQQRQEVDERRAAFEKEKAAFELVSKDMEEIRRVNTLDLNMKDLQLDGSKNKEKKKKGLF; this comes from the exons atgatgaatgtttttcgTTCGACACCATCGAAACCTGTACGGCCAAAAGAATTATCTGGTTCTTCAAGTAGCGGTGGTGGCCctaaaacagcaacaaattttcaatcattaatggCTGGTTGGGAAAATAATACCTCTATAGGAAAAGGTATtcaatcatcgacaacagtATCATATCCGGTTGTAGCgaaaaatattgttgatgattcgcatcaacaatcatcggTTGCATCCAATACACTCATTACGATAACAACGACACATAATGGACAAAAATCTGTACCGAATTCaccaatgattgattcaattcctACAAGGccaaattcaatattttccaCTTCACAttatcgttcatcatcaaatctttATTCACCGCCTCCGTCGACATCATCGGTAACTAATCAACCGATGTCCTACACATTTTCCACTTAtcaaccatcaacatcatcatctattagTGTTCGTAATGCATCACTTCGTGAACAATTTATGACCAACGGAAATGTTACCTCGATACAGGCGACAACACCTACATCAAGCTATAATTATTTAAGTGTACCGAGTGGACAGTATCGACCATATTCGCAGCAActaaatgatcatgatcatcaacaaccaaTCATTACACAACATCATGAAGATGATTCATCACGGATGGCAACGACGCCTTCGTATGGAGGTGGCTATCGTTTTGCCGGTGTTGAACGTTTAGCACAGCGTGGTAATGTTTACGGAACATCGATAATGAATCCTTCATCGAGTTTGTCACGGGGAAAAAGTCGTCATGATTTATGTGATGATGAGGTTAATAATTTGAGTAAAAATGATGCC cTCAATTCAAAACGTGAATATTATTTTCGCGATTCTTCATCACCAACATCGACGATAAGTAACGGAACCAAGGATTATACACGTGATCGGCTAGAATCAATGGGATTCTCAAGCCGAAATACTGATGACTTGAAGTCATCAGGTCTTACCAAAGATGGCGAACATTTTGTTGGATTTTCACATCTTCCGAATCAGATACAtcgaaaaacaatcaaaaaaggATTCGAATTTACATTGATGGTTGTTGGTGAATCTGGTCTAGGCAAATCAACATTGgtaaattcaatgtttttgacCGATATTTATTCACCAGAATATCCTGGTCCATCAAAACGTGCTGCGAAAACTGTTGAAGTGGAACAGACTCGTGTATcgttgaaagaaaaatcagtTAATCTTTACCTAAGCATTGTGGATACACCTGGATATGGAACAGCTGTGGATAACACTAATTGTTGGCAACCGATTGTCAATTTTATCGAATCACGATATGAAGAATATCTGAATGCAGAAACACGTGTTCATCGAACTCATATCCAGGATAGTCGAGTTCATTGTTGCCTCTATTTTATTGCCCCATCGGGACATTCATTGAAACCGATCGATATACAATTCATGTTACATCTTCATGATAAAGTCAACATTATACCTGTCATTGCTAAAGCTGATGCATTCACACCTGAAGAATTGTCAGCATTCAAGAAAAAT ataatgaatgaaatcaacCAGAATaagataaaaatttatgacTTTCCCGATCctgaagatgaagaagaaagtaaattattgaaatcatttaaaAGCCGTGTTCCATTTGCAGTGGTTGGAAGTAACTATGTTCTTGAGGTGGCTGGTGAACGAAAACGTGGCCGTAAATATCCTTGGGGATTGGTTGAAA tcGAAAGTTTGGAACATTGCGATTTTCATGCATTACGTAATTTATTGATTCGACATTATATGttggatttgattgaaacgaccaataatgttcattatgaaaattatcgTTGCCGTAAATTGACTGGTATTTCACCAGAAATGGCACTTAAAGGAAAAGATAACAA GAATCCATTAGCACAAATGGAAGAGGAAAAGAAAGAACATGatgtaaaaatgaaacgaatggAAATCGAAATGGAACAAGTTTTCGAACAAAAagtcaaagaaaaattgcaTAAACTTAAAGAAACGGAAGAAGAG TATATGAGACGACATGAAGAGATGGCtaaaaaattggaacaacaacGTCAAGAAGTAGACGAAAGAAGGGCTgcatttgaaaaagaaaaagcaGCATTCGAATTAGTATCGAAAGATATGGAAGAAATTCGTCGTGTCAATACATTGGATCTAAATATGAAAGA TCTTCAATTGGATGGATCAAAAAataaggaaaagaaaaagaaaggaCTTTTTTGA